The following nucleotide sequence is from Hydrogenophaga sp. PBL-H3.
AAGCCGCAGATGTCCATCCGAGAGGCGCTAACTGCACTCGAACTCACCGAGGAGGCGACCTTGGGCGATGTCAGGCACCAGTACAGGCGCCTGGCTATGGTCTGGCACCCCGACAAGAATGCCTCGACCAGTGCCGCCACCCGCATGGTTCGCATCAACCTCGCCTGGGAGTGTGTGCTCAAGTTGTTCCAGGATTGCGTTGGCAGCGCAGACCGCGAGTTTGACGACATCAAGGTCGTAGCCGCCTTTGCAACGGTGCATCTAAACAGCGTTGGCGCCTCGAGCAACCCATTCGACTTTTCAGGCAGTTCCAGCCCCTGGCGCTCTGCTCACCAAGAACGTCAAGACCCATTCTGGCAAGGGCAGCAGTTCTACGGCGGCACTGTGCCCGGCAAACGCGGGCGCAACATCAAACGCAAGCTCAAACTGACGTTGTTTGAGGCCGCCTTTGGCACGGTGCGAGAACTGGAGGGTGAGGTACAGGACCTTTGCACTACCTGCGGGGGGGACGGCCGCTCCAGTCGCCATGGCCGCCAGTGCACAGCATGTCGGGGAGCCGGCGCCATCCGAGCCGACCGCTCCTACAGCCAAAGGTGGAGCTCAGCCAATGTCGAGTGTCCAACCTGTCGAGGCCACGGGCAGATCTTTGAGAGTTGCAAAGCATGTGAGGGCAACGGCCTCGGC
It contains:
- a CDS encoding DnaJ C-terminal domain-containing protein, with amino-acid sequence MNKPQMSIREALTALELTEEATLGDVRHQYRRLAMVWHPDKNASTSAATRMVRINLAWECVLKLFQDCVGSADREFDDIKVVAAFATVHLNSVGASSNPFDFSGSSSPWRSAHQERQDPFWQGQQFYGGTVPGKRGRNIKRKLKLTLFEAAFGTVRELEGEVQDLCTTCGGDGRSSRHGRQCTACRGAGAIRADRSYSQRWSSANVECPTCRGHGQIFESCKACEGNGLGAMRKWNTVIKTPPGARTGDVLVQFGMGGKSSSPDLQGELHCSIEVLPHDYLHLNEDGVLEVNALVSIWRWIAGGEVVVPLLDGSRVVRFPSMAHEVYVKGEGWPTPEGKGVRGDLLVQMMPLPLGELTQEQRQAVDKLASEDMHPFLKQWDQAMQAWTHGTQATRFPEKPPRKKKAPGMP